From the Mycobacterium sp. 155 genome, the window CCACCACCAATTCCAATGCCACGCGAACGGCTTGCCCGGCTCGGAGTGGGAGCCCTGCGGCGCTCCGTGGATCTGGGAAGTGTCCAGGCCGGGAATCTCGAGACCCGCCAGCGACGATGCGAGGTTGGGCGGCTCGGTGGTGAAGGTGTTGTCCGAGCGGTCCCAGGAGATTGCTCCCCCGCTGAATTTCTGCGTGACGACGTTGTCGTTCTCGGTCTGATCCGACATCGGTGCACCCAGGTCACCGTGGCCGCCGCCGAGCTTCTGCCAGGCCGCGTTCATCGCGCCGCGCACGATCACCGCACCGTAATCGGGAGTCAGGAAGATGACGGGCTTGTCGGCCGCCGCGAACGAAACGGTCCGACTGTTCTGCCCGAAACCGCCGTCGGCTTCGCTGCTGGTCGGGAAACCCAGATCACCCTCGGGGCCGCCGACGCTCTCGTACTTCTCGAGTAGCTGACCACTGATCGCGTTGGCTCCGGTGGCCGGGCTATAGAAGATCTTGCCGTGCGCGTAGTTCTGTCCGATCCCGTCGCCGCCGATCGGGTACTGGTCGCCGTCTTTGGCGCCCAGCGGTCCCATATCGCCCCCTGCGGCCCGATGCGCCGCGCTGATGGCCGTGGTCGGATCGTCCGGAACCGTGAGACCGCCTAGTTGACCTGCCAAATCCGGGGGATCTGTGGTGAACGCCTTGGTCTTCGGATTCCAGGACAACTCACCACCGGTGAACTTCTGCGAGACGATGTCCCCGCGGTAAGCCTCGTCCTCCGAGGGCACTCCCAGAACACCGGCGGACCCCCCCAGCTTGTCCCAACCGGCATTGATTGGTCCCCGGACCACGTGCGCGCCGGTCGCCGGAGTCCAGAAGATCACCGGCTTGTCGGAAGCACTGAACGTGGAATTGCGACTGTCCGGCGCCCGTCCGGCGCCCTCATCGATCGTGGGGAATCCGAGATCACTGCCAGCAGGACCGCCGAGCGACTCGTATTTGTCCAGGATGGCGCCCATGACGTAGTGCGCCCCGGTCGCGGGAGTGAAAAAGATCTTCCCAGTGGCGAAGTCTTGTCCGAATCCCGAGCCGACGGCATAGACGTCACCGCTTTGCGTCCCCAGCGGTCCACCGTCGCCACCGCTGGCAT encodes:
- a CDS encoding LGFP repeat-containing protein, whose protein sequence is MTRPGARLNGTVRRVTTGLLALAVAGLLAPVAAASPESDAGAAISAAWDASGGDGGPLGTQSGDVYAVGSGFGQDFATGKIFFTPATGAHYVMGAILDKYESLGGPAGSDLGFPTIDEGAGRAPDSRNSTFSASDKPVIFWTPATGAHVVRGPINAGWDKLGGSAGVLGVPSEDEAYRGDIVSQKFTGGELSWNPKTKAFTTDPPDLAGQLGGLTVPDDPTTAISAAHRAAGGDMGPLGAKDGDQYPIGGDGIGQNYAHGKIFYSPATGANAISGQLLEKYESVGGPEGDLGFPTSSEADGGFGQNSRTVSFAAADKPVIFLTPDYGAVIVRGAMNAAWQKLGGGHGDLGAPMSDQTENDNVVTQKFSGGAISWDRSDNTFTTEPPNLASSLAGLEIPGLDTSQIHGAPQGSHSEPGKPFAWHWNWWWLLAVIPVVLVAGLIVGAALWRRGRGRVDDDFDHDAFEGDDHYDEAGYDEGRDDDRYEEEPHAQGQYEQTGYQQGHYEAHDHDLQDYGATNAGEQNVDESNLFEPAAYESGDAGAARFAGPHESASAYTPAASPYDDPTDIAMPVGQWVQSTRVDPVGDVDDDEPAEQAVELVSDDDYDHHEDDLDEQDDADGVGAAGEQLYGPTYSAGEPDFDSDNVDTAPTPILTLTPQIDPDPETHSGRHAAIELDEPVVSATALHLPLDDLQRAPQGYPIKADTKSGLYWSPDSREYDDAVAEIWFASEEFARTNGFVRAD